From Caretta caretta isolate rCarCar2 chromosome 14, rCarCar1.hap1, whole genome shotgun sequence, the proteins below share one genomic window:
- the LOC125621440 gene encoding zinc finger protein RFP, which yields MSDSEADKCSSTLCAPAQPGTKTAANPAKTLQEEATCSICLDYFKEPVMIIDCGHNFCRACITQCLGRQETSLSCPCGRGSFPQRHLKPNRQLANVAEVAKQLSLQLFKEPRGGRACEKHLEGLKLFCEEDQTPICVVCDRSKEHRAHTVVLIEEAAQEYKVQIQSHLEILKKERAEILAFQSSGEMKSQELLKEVEAERQKVVSEFQQLCVFLEEQERYHLGRLGELDKAIVKMRDENATKYSKALSCLSDLVCEMEGKRQQPASEFLQVIRSTLSRCKMGKGKFQNPTAESPDWRRRLQELSQETISLQDAVKEFKESLPCEILLESANVYFDPATAHPRFVVSERQKSVRWGDTRQDLPYSPKRFDHSRCVLGCEGFTSGRHCWMVEVGDGGNWAVGVARESVRRKGEISLDPEGGIWAIGLCRGQYRVLTSPVTLLTLSRSPTRVVVYLEYEEGLVKFIDFDKEAMIFSFLPASFTGEKIFPFFRVGDMQTHLRLLP from the exons ATGTCTGATAGC GAAGCAGATAAGTGCAGCTCAACTCTGTGTGCACCTGCCCAGCCGGGTACAAAGACTGCTGCAAATCCAGCCAAAACGCTCCAGGAGGAAGCTACTTGTTCCATCTGCCTGGATTATTTTAAAGAGCCGGTGATGATTATAGACTGCGGGCACAACTTCTGCCGAGCCTGCATCACCCAGTGCTTGGGACGACAGGAGACcagcctctcctgcccctgcgGCAGGGGCAGCTTCCCCCAGAGACACCTCAAGCCCAACAGGCAGCTGGCCAACGTGGCAGAGGTGGCCAAACAGCTCAGCCTGCAGCTGTTCAAAGAGCCCCGAGGCGGGAGAGCGTGTGAGAAACACCTGGAGGGTCTGAAACTCTTCTGTGAGGAGGATCAAACCCCCATCTGCGTGGTGTGTGACAGATCCAAGGAGCACAGGGCTCACACGGTGGTTCTCATAGAAGAggctgcccaggagtacaag GTGCAAATTCAGAGCCACCTGGAGATTTTGAAGAAAGAGAGAGCTGAGATTCTAGCGTTTCAATCGAGTGGGGAAATGAAAAGCCAGGAACTTCTG AAAGAAGTGGAAGCCGAGAGGCAGAAGGTTGTGTCTGAATTTCAGCAGTTGTGCGTGTTTCTGGAGGAACAAGAAAGATACCACCTGGGCCGGCTGGGCGAGCTGGACAAGGCGATTGTGAAGATGAGGGATGAAAATGCCACCAAATACTCTAAGGCGCTCTCTTGCCTCAGCGATCTGGTCTGCGAGATGGAGGGGAAGCGCCAGCAGCCAGCGAGTGAATTCTTGCAG gtcATCAGAAGCACCTTGAGCAG ATGTAAGATGGGGAAGGGGAAGTTTCAGAATCCAACAGCTGAGTCTCCTGACTGGAGAAGAAGACTTCAAGAACTCTCTCAAGAAACCATATCGCTACAGGATGCTGTGAAGGAATTCAAAG AGTCTCTGCCATGTGAAATTCTGTTGGAATCAG CCA ATGTGTATTTTGATCCAGCCACGGCACATCCCCGATTCGTCGTGTCCGAGAGACAGAAAAGCGTGAGGTGGGGAGACACGCGGCAGGATCTGCCCTACAGTCCTAAGAGATTTGATCATTCTCgctgtgtgctgggctgtgagggattcaccTCGGGGAGACATTGCTGGATGGTGGAAGTGGGGGACGGGGGaaactgggctgtgggggtggccagagagtctgtgaggaggaagggagaaatcAGCTTGGACCCTGAGGGGGGCATCTGGGCTATAGGGCTCTGCAGAGGTCAGTACCGGGTTCTAACCTCCCCTGTGACTCTTCTGACCCTGAGCAGAAGCCCTACGAGGGTTGTGGTTTATCTGGAGTATGAAGAGGGGTTGGTGAAATTTATAGATTTTGATAAAGAGGCCATGATATTTTCATTCCTACCAGCTTCTTTTACAGGGGAGAAAATCTTCCCTTTTTTCCGGGTTGGGGATATGCAAACGCACCTCAGGCTACTCCCCTGA